In the genome of Nymphaea colorata isolate Beijing-Zhang1983 chromosome 9, ASM883128v2, whole genome shotgun sequence, one region contains:
- the LOC116260777 gene encoding probable flavin-containing monooxygenase 1: protein MGKRVGIIGAGISGLLSCKYMLQRGYEPIVFEFQSSIGGVWTSPAPPTPPSPVAPPPSSDPAAFMPQSTPPRPAYQFSDFPWPPKSNEEYPNRSKVHRYIESYARHFNLIDCIRFNSKVLSLEYLGATDEEILSWSLWANTGHAFSSEGAWKITVQDTEHETTHVYEVEFVVVCIGKFNSAPKMPALPSDKGPEVFKGKVMHAKEYLMMDELDAVELIEGKKVVIVGTHKSAFDIATQCARENGLESPCTMVITSPNKNSNDAIPNAAGRSNGTIISKLPFALPDDFHKRVEEGSIILEQSTEWLFCEAGLTLGSEDSQVNADIVIIATGCNGDHRLMSLFKSPAIQKLILSSSSGEAPLYRNCIHPRIPQMAIMATSDGVFSINGSETRVKWLVEFFEGGFRLPTVKEMEDDSGCE from the exons ATGGGGAAGCGAGTCGGCATCATAGGCGCAGGCATCAGCGGCCTGCTCTCCTGCAAGTACATGTTACAGAGAGGGTATGAACCCATCGTTTTCGAGTTCCAGAGCAGTATAGGAGGCGTCTGGACCAGCCCCGCACCACCAACACCACCGTCGCCGGTagcaccaccaccatcatcagaTCCGGCTGCGTTCATGCCCCAGAGCACCCCACCGAGGCCAGCCTACCAGTTCTCGGACTTCCCCTGGCCTCCCAAATCCAACGAGGAGTACCCCAACCGCAGCAAGGTGCATCGCTACATCGAGTCCTACGCCCGCCACTTCAACCTCATCGACTGCATCAGGTTCAACTCCAAGGTGCTGAGCCTCGAATATTTGGGAGCTACCGATGAAGAGATCCTCTCTTGGAGTCTCTGGGCCAACACCGGCCATGCATTCAGCTCGGAGGGAGCGTGGAAGATCACCGTTCAAGACACCGAACACGAAACGACTCAT GTGTATGAAGTTGAGTTTGTGGTGGTGTGTATTGGGAAATTCAACAGCGCCCCGAAGATGCCGGCACTCCCATCAGACAAGGGGCCAGAGGTATTCAAGGGGAAGGTGATGCACGCCAAGGAGTACCTAATGATGGATGAGCTCGACGCAGTGGAACTCATAGAAGGGAAAAAGGTGGTTATAGTTGGAACTCACAAAAGCGCCTTCGATATAGCTACCCAATGCGCTAGAGAAAAtg gATTGGAGAGCCCATGTACTATGGTCATCACGAGCCCCAACAAGAACAGCAATGATGCTATTCCCAATGCTGCTGGTCGTTCAAATGGCACAATCATCTCAAAGTTACCCTTTG CTCTACCCGATGACTTCCacaaaagagttgaagaagGAAGCATCATCCTTGAGCAATCTACAGAATGGCTATTTTGTGAGGCAGGTTTGACATTAGGGTCTGAAGATTCACAGGTGAATGCAGATATTGTAATCATTGCAACAGGATGTAATGGTGATCACAGGCTCATGAGCCTGTTCAAGTCCCCAGCTATTCAGAAGCTCATTTTGAGCTCATCTTCTGGGGAAGCCCCACTGTACAG GAATTGCATCCATCCACGAATTCCTCAAATGGCAATAATGGCAACTTCAGATGGTGTTTTCAGTATAAACGGCTCAGAAACGAGAGTGAAATGGCTGGTTGAATTCTTCGAAGGAGGTTTCAGGCTACCCACAGTAAAAGAGATGGAAGATGATAGCGGATGTGAATAG